The DNA window CGTATCCTTCGGATGGAGGAAGGCGATCTTTTTACCGCCCGCTCCCATACGGGGCACCTTGTCAATCAGACGAACCCCTTTGGCCTCCAGCTCTTTCAACGCTGCTTCAATGTTGTCTACGACAAAAGCGACATGCTGGACACCCTCTCCCTTCTTTTCAATAAAGCCGGCGATAGGACCATCCGGGGCGGTGGACTGTAAAAGCTCTATCTCCGTATCACCCACAGGCATAAAAGTCGTCGTTACCTTCTGTTCGGCAACGGTTTCACTGCCTTCCACTTTCAACCCCAATGTATCCGAGAAAAACTTGAGGGCCGCGTCAATACTGTTTACTGCAACACCGATATGGTCTACTCTTATAATCTTCATCATGACCTCCTTATATCCTTAAGATTATACGTTATAGTTTTCCTGAAGGTCCAAAAATTTACTTCATATCCGCATATAACTTTGCATGCATGCCCGTTATCAAGCGATAACTACCGGCCTACTTTTTTCCCTTACTTTTTTTAGCAAGAATTTCCTGTATCCTTTTGCCGATTTCAGCCGGGTTCTTCTCGACGATGACACCCGCTGCTTCCAGCGCCTTGAATTTTTCGTCTGCTGTGCCTTTTCCACCGGAGATGATGGCGCCGGCATGGCCCATTCTTCTCCCCGGAGGGGCGGTTCTCCCGGCGATGAAAGATACGACCGGCTTGGTAAGATTGGATTTGATAAATTCAGCGGCCTCTTCCTCGGCGGTGCCACCGATCTCGCCGATCATGACGAGAGCGACTGTATCCGGATCTTTCTCGTACAGTGCCAGCAGATCAACAAAACCTGAACCGGGAATGGGATCACCGCCAATACCGATAGATGTGGTCTGGCCTATCCCCAGATTCGTCAGCTGCCAGATCGCTTCATAGGTCAGGGTGCCACTTCTTGAGATCACGCCGACATTACCCTTCTTATGGATGAAGCTCGGCATAAACCCGATCTTGCCTACACCGGGGGTCGTGATTCCCGGGCAGTTGCAACCGATCATCCGGGCTTTAGATGCCTTCAGTACCTGCTTGACCTTAATCATATCCGTTACGGGAATACCTTCCGTCATGCACACAACCAGACCGATCCCTGCTTCGATCGATTCAATAATCGCATCAGCAGAAAAAGCGGCGGGAGTGTACAAGGCGGCAACATTGGCGCCCTGTTTTTCTACCGCATCGGCCACCCGGTTATAAACGGGAATTCCACTAACTTCCTGGCCGCCTTTCCCCGGGGTGACCCCGGCGACGACTTTTGTTCCGAATTTCACCGATTCGAGGGTATGAAAGGTCCCTTCGGAACCGGTAATCCCCTGTACGACTACACGAGAGTTTTTATCTAAAAGTATTGCCATGTTCAACTCACCCTTTCTTTATAATTTATATTCAATAGTTATTTAATTAATGCAACAACCTTTTCAGCCGCTTCATAGAGACCGTCGGCCACGGTGAATTTCAAACCAGATTCCTTAAGGATTTTCTTGCCTTCTTCAACATTGGTTCCCTGGAGTCTGATCACCATGGGCAGTTTCATATCGATGTTCTTGGCTGCCTGGACAATGCCGTTCGCCACGCGGTCACACCGGAGAATACCACCGAAGATATTGACCAAAATGGCTTTAACATTAGGATCAGAGGTGAGAATCTTAAAGGCTTTCTCAATCTGATCAGGATTGGCTCCTCCACCGACATCGAGGAAGTTGGCCGGTTCGCCGCCCGCCATTTTGATGAGATCCATCGTCGTCATGGCAAGGCCTGCACCGTTAACCATACACGCTATATTGCCATCAAGCTTGATATAATTTACGCCTGCATTTTTAGCAATAACTTCCAGGGGATCTTCTTCATTTTCGTCTCTCAGCGCCTTGATGTCCGGATTGCGGAACAGTCCGTCATCATCAAAGTTTATTTTGGCATCGACGGCAATAAGATTCCCCTCTGTCGTGAGCACCAGGGGGTTGATCTCTACGAGAGAAGCATCCTTATCTATAAAGAGCTGATACAATCCCTTTGCGATATTCGCGAATTGAGCGCT is part of the Deltaproteobacteria bacterium genome and encodes:
- the mce gene encoding methylmalonyl-CoA epimerase, with amino-acid sequence MKIIRVDHIGVAVNSIDAALKFFSDTLGLKVEGSETVAEQKVTTTFMPVGDTEIELLQSTAPDGPIAGFIEKKGEGVQHVAFVVDNIEAALKELEAKGVRLIDKVPRMGAGGKKIAFLHPKDTNGVLVELCQKI
- the sucD gene encoding succinate--CoA ligase subunit alpha — translated: MAILLDKNSRVVVQGITGSEGTFHTLESVKFGTKVVAGVTPGKGGQEVSGIPVYNRVADAVEKQGANVAALYTPAAFSADAIIESIEAGIGLVVCMTEGIPVTDMIKVKQVLKASKARMIGCNCPGITTPGVGKIGFMPSFIHKKGNVGVISRSGTLTYEAIWQLTNLGIGQTTSIGIGGDPIPGSGFVDLLALYEKDPDTVALVMIGEIGGTAEEEAAEFIKSNLTKPVVSFIAGRTAPPGRRMGHAGAIISGGKGTADEKFKALEAAGVIVEKNPAEIGKRIQEILAKKSKGKK
- the sucC gene encoding ADP-forming succinate--CoA ligase subunit beta; translated protein: MKIHEYQAKSLLRAYNVPVPNGDVADTPEKAREIAKSLNKVSIVKAQIHAGGRGKGGGVKIAKTPDEAYNNAKAILGMQLITHQTGPEGIKVQKVLVEETSNINKELYLGMVVDRARDKECVVFMASEAGGMDIEEVAKNTPEKIIKCAVPPAVGFSPFEARKLAYGLGLGDKALSAQFANIAKGLYQLFIDKDASLVEINPLVLTTEGNLIAVDAKINFDDDGLFRNPDIKALRDENEEDPLEVIAKNAGVNYIKLDGNIACMVNGAGLAMTTMDLIKMAGGEPANFLDVGGGANPDQIEKAFKILTSDPNVKAILVNIFGGILRCDRVANGIVQAAKNIDMKLPMVIRLQGTNVEEGKKILKESGLKFTVADGLYEAAEKVVALIK